Within the Chloracidobacterium sp. genome, the region ACTGCTCAATCGTGTGAGCGACCCACCCTGAAATCCGGCTGCACGCGAAAATCGGTGTAAACAAGTCCACTGGAATGTTGAGCGTGTAGAAGACCGGAGCCGAGAAGAAGTCCACATTCGGGTATAGCTTCTTGCGGGCGAAAACCAGCTGCTCGATGCGTTCAGCCATTTCGTACCATTTGGTGTTGCCGATATCTTCACCAAGCTGCTTAGCGAACTTGCGCAGCACGGTCGCGCGTGGGTCCATTGTCCGATAGACGCGGTGGCCGAAGCCCATGACCTTCTTCTTGTTGGCAAAAAGGTTGTCTATGTAAGCTTCAACCCGGTCGAGTTCGCCGATTTCAAGCAGCATTTCGAGAACGCGCTGATTCGCGCCGCCATGAAGTGACCCAGCCAGCGCGCCGATGGCGCCCGTAATGGCGGCGTGAATGTCGGAAAGCGTCGAAGCAATCACGCGCGCCGCAAATGTCGAGGCGTTCAGTTCGTGGTCGGCATGCAGGATGAGGCATACGTCAAACACGCGCGCGCTCGACGGATGCGGCTTCTCCCCAGTCAACCCGTGTAGAAAACTTTCCGCCATCGTCAGGGACGGATCCG harbors:
- a CDS encoding citrate synthase encodes the protein MAHEDFVKGLEGVLAAQSSICFIDGAAGRLTYRGIDIQELAEHSTFEETAYFLLFGHLPKQSELDAFTKQLQTERGVPKEIYTLLRTMPPTATPMEVLRTATSALSAYDPDGHDNSDEATVRKAIRLIAQMTTLTTAYDRIRRGLEPVPPDPSLTMAESFLHGLTGEKPHPSSARVFDVCLILHADHELNASTFAARVIASTLSDIHAAITGAIGALAGSLHGGANQRVLEMLLEIGELDRVEAYIDNLFANKKKVMGFGHRVYRTMDPRATVLRKFAKQLGEDIGNTKWYEMAERIEQLVFARKKLYPNVDFFSAPVFYTLNIPVDLFTPIFACSRISGWVAHTIEQFRDNRLIRPLALYTGAEKATYIPISQR